The uncultured Cohaesibacter sp. genome window below encodes:
- a CDS encoding response regulator produces MTQNQFRYNPANLKVAVVDDEPIIQETLRSYLENEGYQVFCMDSAEKLRALIEREKLDLILLDIRLPDGDGLSLMSELHAKSDVAIILVTGKTEEADRIIGLELGADDYVTKPFSLRELKARIHSVLRRTMKRPEPEQIVGVKHFAGWTMDMEGHRLSNPEGELVRLTHAEFQLLAILVKSAGRVLSRSDLITAIGGYEWNPNDRTIDVLIRRLRSKIEPDPKKPSYIMTEYALGYYFAEKVSQS; encoded by the coding sequence ATGACGCAAAACCAGTTTAGATATAACCCTGCGAACCTTAAAGTTGCGGTTGTCGACGATGAGCCAATCATTCAGGAGACCCTGCGTTCATATCTTGAGAACGAAGGATATCAAGTTTTCTGCATGGATAGCGCGGAGAAACTGCGCGCGCTGATTGAGCGGGAAAAGCTCGATCTGATCTTGCTGGATATACGCCTGCCGGATGGTGACGGCTTGTCTTTGATGAGTGAGCTGCATGCCAAAAGCGACGTTGCAATCATCCTGGTAACTGGAAAAACGGAAGAGGCGGACCGAATTATCGGGCTTGAACTCGGTGCTGATGATTATGTTACAAAGCCCTTCTCGTTAAGGGAGCTGAAAGCCAGAATCCATTCAGTCTTGCGCAGAACCATGAAACGACCCGAGCCCGAACAGATCGTCGGCGTGAAACATTTTGCGGGCTGGACCATGGATATGGAGGGACATCGCCTTTCGAATCCAGAAGGCGAACTGGTGCGCCTAACCCATGCGGAGTTTCAATTGCTGGCCATTCTGGTAAAGAGTGCAGGGCGTGTGCTTTCCCGTTCCGACCTTATCACGGCAATTGGCGGCTACGAGTGGAATCCGAATGATCGTACCATCGATGTCTTGATCCGCCGATTGAGAAGCAAGATCGAACCCGATCCCAAGAAGCCAAGTTACATCATGACAGAATATGCATTGGGATACTATTTCGCGGAAAAAGTATCTCAGTCTTGA
- a CDS encoding molecular chaperone TorD family protein translates to MTKRFIESASCADILAEISGYFGSPLGQDEIHIMRNENCDTLLPLLHGAPQFSDEVSQLRSILMDAEDDEQAVSLLNRSFCHLFLGIGGATGTSPIESAHVGTGRLFQEPEMEMTRLLAERGLKMDETFMEPTDHLSIELSYLEQLIRLETTISDFDEEKAIEDMLVRLNSWVPTFAQNCALHDPSKFYATLAKILVRLLADIKPEELRNAS, encoded by the coding sequence ATGACAAAAAGATTCATAGAATCCGCCTCTTGCGCCGACATCCTGGCAGAAATTTCAGGCTATTTCGGCTCCCCTCTGGGGCAGGATGAAATCCATATCATGAGAAATGAAAATTGCGACACCCTCTTGCCCCTGCTGCATGGGGCCCCGCAATTTTCCGATGAAGTATCGCAGCTTCGTTCCATACTGATGGATGCTGAAGACGACGAACAGGCCGTATCATTGCTGAACAGAAGCTTCTGCCATTTGTTTCTCGGAATTGGTGGAGCAACCGGCACTTCCCCGATTGAATCTGCCCATGTCGGTACGGGACGCCTGTTTCAGGAGCCAGAAATGGAGATGACCCGTCTGCTTGCAGAAAGGGGGCTGAAAATGGATGAAACGTTTATGGAGCCAACGGATCACCTCAGCATCGAACTATCCTATCTGGAACAACTGATCCGACTAGAAACCACTATTTCCGATTTCGACGAGGAAAAGGCAATTGAAGACATGCTCGTTCGTTTGAACAGCTGGGTTCCGACCTTTGCCCAAAACTGTGCCCTGCACGACCCGTCCAAATTCTACGCCACCCTTGCCAAAATCCTGGTGCGCCTGCTTGCCGACATCAAGCCGGAAGAGCTTCGCAACGCTTCCTGA
- a CDS encoding NapC/NirT family cytochrome c translates to MKNPLVSIWALLKRRAAIGVVALVSIVGTLLFVGGFHTTMEATTSLKFCTSCHEMKDNVFQEYKESIHYSNPSGVRATCADCHLPQDFAGKMIRKTQALSELYHHLLGTIDTPEKFENKRLVLAKRVWARMEANDSNSCKGCHAFDTMDFAHQSEKAAAQMKKAAETGQTCISCHKGIAHELPDMSAGFRTMFKDLEAKSSEEQGKTDDLFAIAMADIWGDADKASSGGKKDGTVMPGTELKVLDRKDGLLKVAINGWQREGVERVLVATQGERIIQAALSADIANTAAVHDTVFDKDTEYNWKKVTLEGWMKPVNLISDEKALWAYGAEMYESSCGACHSLPAISHYTATQWLGMVDGMKSYTSLSKPEIFFLKSYLQYHVPTDQKH, encoded by the coding sequence ATGAAGAATCCCTTAGTGTCGATTTGGGCATTGCTTAAAAGGCGAGCGGCTATTGGTGTCGTCGCTTTGGTGTCTATCGTAGGCACCTTGCTTTTTGTTGGCGGGTTTCACACCACCATGGAAGCGACGACAAGCCTGAAATTCTGCACTTCATGCCATGAAATGAAAGATAACGTCTTTCAAGAATACAAAGAGTCGATCCACTATTCCAACCCTTCGGGTGTGAGGGCCACCTGCGCAGACTGCCATTTGCCTCAAGATTTCGCTGGCAAGATGATCCGGAAAACCCAAGCTCTCAGCGAGCTTTATCATCATCTGTTGGGCACGATCGACACTCCTGAAAAGTTTGAAAACAAGCGACTTGTGTTGGCCAAACGCGTCTGGGCGCGAATGGAAGCCAATGATAGCAACTCCTGCAAGGGCTGCCATGCCTTCGATACCATGGACTTCGCTCATCAGAGCGAAAAAGCGGCCGCACAGATGAAGAAGGCCGCTGAGACCGGCCAGACCTGCATCAGTTGCCACAAGGGTATTGCACATGAGCTTCCGGACATGAGCGCCGGTTTCCGCACCATGTTCAAGGATCTGGAAGCCAAATCTTCTGAAGAACAGGGCAAAACAGATGATCTGTTTGCAATCGCAATGGCAGATATCTGGGGTGATGCAGACAAAGCCTCTTCGGGTGGCAAGAAAGACGGCACCGTCATGCCGGGTACGGAACTGAAAGTGCTCGACCGCAAGGATGGACTGCTGAAGGTGGCCATCAACGGTTGGCAACGAGAGGGCGTTGAACGTGTTCTGGTTGCCACGCAGGGTGAACGCATCATTCAGGCGGCGCTATCGGCAGACATTGCCAATACTGCGGCTGTTCATGACACCGTCTTTGACAAGGACACCGAATATAACTGGAAGAAGGTAACCCTTGAAGGCTGGATGAAGCCCGTCAACCTCATCTCCGATGAAAAGGCTTTGTGGGCCTATGGCGCTGAAATGTACGAGTCTTCCTGCGGCGCCTGCCACAGCTTGCCTGCCATTAGTCACTACACAGCAACCCAGTGGCTGGGCATGGTTGATGGCATGAAATCCTACACAAGTCTCAGCAAGCCCGAGATCTTCTTCCTCAAGTCCTATCTGCAGTATCACGTCCCCACGGACCAGAAACACTGA